A DNA window from Ahaetulla prasina isolate Xishuangbanna chromosome 7, ASM2864084v1, whole genome shotgun sequence contains the following coding sequences:
- the PHLDA1 gene encoding pleckstrin homology-like domain family A member 1, which produces MLESGGKPVKEGVLEKRSDGLLQLWKKKRCVLTEEGLLLIPPKQEPAATAVSSPANGETAVAAAKIKQLPFSTMKTVDCVERKGKYMYFTVVMAEGKEIDFRCPQDQGWNAEITLQLVQYKNRQAILAVKSTRQKQQHLVQQLGPRLRSSSNSA; this is translated from the coding sequence atGCTGGAGAGCGGCGGCAAGCCGGTGAAGGAGGGCGTGCTGGAGAAACGCAGCGACGGCTTGCTGCAGCTCTGGAAGAAGAAGCGTTGCGTCCTCACCGAGGAAGGGCTTCTGCTtatcccgcccaagcaggagccgGCGGCGACGGCGGTTTCTTCTCCTGCCAACGGGGAGACGGCGGTGGCCGCCGCCAAAATCAAGCAGTTGCCCTTCTCCACGATGAAGACGGTGGACTGCGTGGAACGGAAGGGCAAGTACATGTATTTCACGGTGGTGATGGCCGAGGGGAAGGAGATCGACTTTCGGTGCCCGCAGGATCAAGGCTGGAACGCCGAGATTACGCTGCAACTAGTGCAGTACAAAAACCGGCAGGCCATCCTGGCGGTCAAGTCGACCCGGCAGAagcagcagcacctcgtccagcaGCTCGGGCCCCGCCTCCGAAGCTCCTCCAACTCCGCCTAG